From Sphaerochaeta sp., a single genomic window includes:
- a CDS encoding sugar phosphate isomerase/epimerase: protein MMGGGMHFGFCGNVEDWDAAQAAGFDYLELPLSVLVTLPEAAWEAVKQQGFSHHLPVYSCNLFYPKTMNLYTVSETDHEAYLRQAFGRMEQLGARMAVFGSGGSRRFPLLMKENDARSLLANRMQTASEIAGDYHVQIAIEPLFHGETNAVTTVKDAVQFATMVDRPNFGIAPDIYHMMCEQEPWEDLDGAGTLVTHAHIATRGERRFPTTMDQDINAFLSHLERIGFRGAISIDAKTDALLQDGKAALSVLRGFSFSH, encoded by the coding sequence ATGATGGGAGGGGGTATGCACTTCGGCTTCTGTGGAAATGTGGAGGATTGGGATGCCGCCCAGGCGGCGGGATTCGATTATCTGGAGTTGCCACTCAGCGTGCTTGTCACGTTGCCGGAAGCAGCGTGGGAAGCGGTCAAACAGCAGGGGTTTTCCCATCATCTTCCCGTGTACAGTTGCAACCTCTTCTATCCCAAGACGATGAACCTGTATACCGTCTCTGAGACGGACCATGAAGCATACCTCCGCCAGGCGTTCGGCAGGATGGAACAATTGGGTGCCCGGATGGCCGTCTTTGGTTCTGGTGGCAGCAGAAGGTTCCCCCTTTTGATGAAGGAGAACGACGCCCGTTCCCTGTTGGCGAACAGGATGCAAACCGCTTCGGAGATCGCCGGAGATTATCATGTGCAGATCGCCATCGAACCCCTGTTCCATGGGGAGACCAATGCCGTCACGACAGTCAAGGATGCGGTCCAATTCGCTACGATGGTGGATCGTCCCAACTTCGGCATCGCGCCGGACATCTACCACATGATGTGCGAACAAGAGCCATGGGAGGATCTGGATGGCGCCGGCACCCTGGTCACCCATGCCCATATCGCCACCCGGGGGGAGCGCAGGTTCCCCACCACGATGGACCAGGACATCAACGCGTTTCTCTCCCATCTTGAGAGAATCGGATTCCGGGGTGCCATCAGCATCGACGCGAAGACGGATGCTCTCTTGCAGGATGGCAAAGCGGCGCTCTCTGTACTTCGTGGTTTTTCGTTCTCCCATTGA